The Lycorma delicatula isolate Av1 chromosome 2, ASM4794821v1, whole genome shotgun sequence DNA window CTCGCTCAGGTACTGGCCGACCAACCGCTTGAGGTAAGCGCTCACACCACGCATCTCAAGCTCATCCATAATAACACGGCAGGGCAGGCTATTAAAGGCATTTTCAACATCTAGGAGGATACCAACTGGTGTTCTCCTAGTCCGCCAACTGCACACAGCAGCTTCATCAACCAGCTGCATCACTCAGTCGATAGCATCCACCATGCCTACCCCAGCTTCCAACTCGGCTGTCAATCTACCCACAAGGAGGCGCTTGAAAAGCTTGTAGACCATGCTTAACAAACACATTGTGGGTGATATTCAGCAGCATTACCAAATTTGTCACTCCCCTTCTCAATCAGAGCCAGCCAGACAGCCTTCCATGCTCCCGGCAGAAACTCGTTTGTCAACCAGTAATTAAATGCATCAAGAAGCTTCGCCCGGGCCACCTGCACCACCTCACCGCTGATGCTATCAAGACTGGGAAAATTACGCGGGTTGACACGTTTAGCTGCTGCAACCACTTCATCCTGCTTGAACAGAGGAACTACACCATCCAGGGCAATATCCCTCCAAGGCACCCGTTCCACCTTTGGGAATAATTTGACTATCACATCCACTCGCTTCTTAGTCAGAACGGGGAGAGAACAACCAAACTTCTTCATTACGATCTTGTAACCATTCCCCCACACATCTGCATCGACCTCATTGAGCAGGTCAGTCCACTGCTTCTCCTTAATGCAACTGATACCTGCTCTGTAAGTCCACCTAGCTTCACCGAGCATCTCCCTAGCATGAAGGATGCCCATCCTATTGTTGCCTCTGAGTAGCCTCTGCGGCCATCGCCTTGCTCTGAGGCACTCTATTCAAAGCTCCTCTACTTCCTTGTACCACCAGTAAACACTCCTGTTCCTGGCAAAGCACTTTGGTTGGAGCTCATCAAGTGCCTCCTGCACAATGGAGATCACCTCAATTAACAATATCTGCAGTATCATACGAGACTGGATTATAGTTAATGAAAACATTGGATCAGAAACACACTTCCACTAATTGGTAAATTaccatgattattattttattaaagtgtacTCGATTGAGTCGAACTGCAATTAAGCTTTGTTTACCAAAacattattatgaagaaaaaaaattatataaaagcacGTCATATATCTTTTTAAGTCATAATTTTTGgtaacaaaaatagatttatgaactttattttgtttatagtcttgtaaaacataatacaaatttttggtAACACAtgagtaaattaatgaattttattattttcatttgaaattttcagGCAATATTTCATTGTAAATGGTTGGAGGATCTTCATGTAATAAATGCAGTGACATTCTCTGGTAGACAACTTAATACTTTTCCTAAATTATTGCAACTGAAatcactaaaaattgaaaaaggaattGGACTGAACAATGACGATTTCATAGaaacttttaattcaaataataaaacattacaaaatctgATTTGTTTTGCATTAacctattgttttaatttagaagaCTCTGGGTTAGAAGCGATAGTAAAAGTATGTGGAAAAAATCTTATATCTCTTAATATTGAAGGATGTTCAAAACTCACAAATAATGCTACTGATAATATtgtgaaatattgtaataatctAAGATATCTTAATGTGGcattcatttcaaataaaaacttactgGATTATGAAATGGTACCAAATAATTTTCcacatttaaatgttttagtaattGATGATTCTGCAGATTATACTGAGCTTAGAGCTTTACAAATAATAATGGCTAACCTTGAAATAGTAATTTCTGAAGTCAAACTTTTCAAATgtcttcataaatttaattaaaaaaaattgttaaaaaatatgtttactgttTACATTTACACTAAAAGATATTTAGTAAACTTAAAAAGTGTactttaaaaataagcaaaaaagttaatcaaatttttatattaaccagAAAATGAATTActcattataatttacttatttatattttattacattcaaatatatagttattttatgtaaatgttttgttttttgtgatttttctttttatttaataatttattctttattgtgcACTGatggtattttgttattttaatttaagatgcaGAAAAATACTTCTCGCCTACTTTTCCAAGggcaagatttaaaaaagaaaaaatactaattttaacttttttaaaaatatagttcaaagtCATGGTCATATGTGCCCCAGGGCCAATCTTACCTCACCATACAATGAAATTTAGAATCTCACTAACAAATAGTGAATAAGAAAAACACTAATACTCTTTAAACAGAAAATCATTAGACATCATTCAATAACCTTTACAAAGGCAAATAAAGGAAATTACAATCATTCTGTGTAAtgttgaaatataagaaaattactaaCTTAACACAGTTCAACCAAAATCGACCCTAGAccaaaactcaaatttttaatgaagaaacaatatcagtaaataattacaaacccAAACCTAAATGTTACTTCAGGTTACCAAAActcaaattttaatgaagaaaaagatatcggtaaataattaaaaaaccaaactcAAACATTACTTCAAGTCAAGCATCAACATGAAATCATAACTCAAATTCCATCTATATGTACACAGGTTGTTTGCACTGAAACAACACCCTAGgatttctttcatcttcattcttcccTAATTGCAGCTTGCAACTTTTCCCATGatgcaaaattaatttctcatcatCAGTAATTGTAATTGGCTATAaagtatcattttaaattttctttatcgcTAGAAAGTATTTGCTggtgtttttttatacaaaaattgttttgttttgcaGTATTcagtaactaattttatataaaatttctttaatataacaattaaatttttgaagtgtTTAAAATGTCATGTgttgagtaatttatttataatgtaattaaatataaagtgctgatttcaattctttttttctttttttctttttttttttagcttcccAAAATTTATAGTGTgaataaacatatttcaattgAATGCTTCTTAGGTAAAATCTTCATGTcacatgttttatttgtaaaagccTAATAATTTTACAGATGTTCATTGATCATATACTAGATTAGAACAGTTAGTAAAAAAATAGTGCATTTATaagcatataataaataaaggaacagttttaattatttttatataatttttctttataatgcgatatattttcaaaatatgatgAGTGCTTATGATTTGCGCCAtatttttagccaaaaataaattttcttatttttacaatttttttatcttgctttaaaagagaaattttatacaTTGATTGTTTAAATAGTTAGAGACTATAACTCTCATAATGTATTGTTTAccatattactataaaaaaaaaacaaactaaatctaTCAATGATTTTCCAGATAATGTTTTAGTGaagatattttcatatttaaaagttGAAGAACTGTGTGAAACTGCTATGTCAGTCTGTAAAAGATGGTCTGCTATTGCAACCAGTGATAAAATATTGCTTAAACAActtatatttgaaagaaataatgtcACTCCTAATAAGATTTCTGAAATCTTAAAGTCTGCTTCTATGTTACATTCAATAGTTCTTATTTCCGTTTCTGAAATTGCTGCCATTATTGACCAGATATGCAGGTAATAatcataagttatttaatatatatgagaaaatgaagtaagaaattaataaataaattgtttgtacaCATTTTTAGTAAAGTAGTATTACTTTTTTGACGTTTAGGCAAGTATAGTCATTAGTAAGAGTGGTAGTTAGATTAGTAAGATTAGTAAGTCAGTACAATGACTTGGTCATTGTACTGATACCTTCTATCCATGGACATTTCTATCACTCTGTTCATCTCTTTAATAATCTTCCAGATTATCTTAGATTCAGGATATTGGAAGATcagaaaaggaattttaaaacatactttctgtagaaatgttattttaagagTATCTGCAGATTCCTAGTTAGCTTGTATCTAGTTAAGTTTTACTGTAAAAGAGAAGAAAAGAGAAATCGCACCTGTAAGTTGTGTGATTAGTATctgaaattatttctgtaatgttATATTGATAATTGTGTgttaaatctttttatgtttCTTCTAATGACTTatcatatgtttattaattaaaatttacttgatataaaatataaataatttaaaaaaaagcttaaatggTTATGAAGGGAGGATTAGAAGTTCATAATGTAAGTGTCCTTTAGAAGAAGTACTTTGTACAAACTTATGGTGCATTAACTGGACAAGTGGTGCATTAACTGgacaaaaacagaattaaaatatatcatcagTTTCATAACgagaagtatatttaattttaatactgttgaaaagtatattactttaaaaaaaaatgatatgttcagcaacaaaaaattctaaacataacaGCTCTACACTGAATgccatttaataataatcagtactGATTTTTCTGCTGTtaactaaaattaagaataaattttttagtttaaatacttGATAGTTAGCTATgttcatgaataataaaattgatgattATGTGTACAGTAAACTGTTATAATCATTAGTATGAGAGTTTTAGTGatttgtagtaattattaaaaagcaatttcTTCAGCCTCTGATGAAGTCCTGAAACTTCTGcaaagattactaaaaaaaattgttacagttgTTATACTTTATGGGGTTCTTTGAGCTCTTTACTCACAAGTAAAACCTGTAATTCAGATAGACAACTCCATATGTAACTTGTAATATATCatgtaaatgtgtaaatatatatgtcaTGTTAAACAACTCCATGTAAAAGCCTATAATGGCAGTATTTACTCATTGACTGTATGATTAATGTGAGGAACACTAAGTTGTTAATTGCAGCTAATAAACTTCATATCAgacattgttattattgagttggGCGTATATATGTTTATCATATGATAATGTATAATGCTCTTGCCCATGATTGGCAAGGtttttttgagaaggtcctatatttgcgtattaatgttagattggccactgattatttgctaatggacaaccagtatggtttccgacaGGGCAAGAGAACTgagatgccatactaaaggtgatagATATAGCTTCCTccagtccatgtaaatatgtattagggatttttctagACATATCCGGGGCAGataacaacttatggtggcctTCTGCCTGTTTTAAATGCAGAAGCGTGTAAGTATAAACGAAATGAACTGGAactgctctcaagttatttcatcCATCAGACCGTTTCCCTGCATGATGGCGGCTaggaggttcgtaagaccttaactaaaggccCTCAAGGTActgttctgagtccccttctatgggtcatagaattcgattcgatgttgcgtttaaagttgccatgtggttgtcgtgtcatcgcttatggtgacgacgcgctgctactgattgaagaggattcgcgtaacgaggtaaAATTCCGAGCTGttcgtgcttgtgagacacttcaactgtggagtctccaacataagatgattttcagcccagagaaaactacaatgatgttgcttaagggccgattggctgcttcccgacgaatctgggttcggatggctggtctccccattcggtacgttacgactccctcaaggaacatctacagcatgtagcaaaaaaggccgctgatgcctATTATGGAATctgtagagtcattcatcccgattgggggttgaattgcCGTACCATGCATATCCTTTAtaaaggtgtcagcgaagctgttatgctgtatgctgcgcctgtctgggctcaccgcatggcttttaggtattgcgaggacattttgctgcgggcccagcgactcctcttgctggctgttataggcggttacagaacaagcgggaggcagtctgttatacccggagtcaaaccaataagATATCTttgctaatgagcgtaaggaacgttacatttccaaggtaaataacctgtTGACGTCAGAATGAAAGCAGCAGAATGAAGAcgggggccttgcgtcttggcttGTCCTGTGGGGGAcaaatcccccacaggtcgctacacgcatggtctTTTTCTTATAGTGtctaatttaggtgcgattaAACGGGTctccccaatcggtatatcataCAGTTTCTCTCCGGACATGGTGCATTTCGGGCGAGTTTgactaggtttcgtttggtggattcgagtcaatgtccggattgcgggactgatgatatagtggaccacgtcctctacgtctgtccccgatacgaggtcgaacgctcgcgagctgttagggaacttgagagaatacattccttccTGGATCTCCGTACCAACTGGATGATCCGCATCGCGCCCTTGCAATGTGTAGATCTGTAAAGAAAGTTTGATCGAGGCACTCGATCGTGGTAGAAtctcgggtggctagggttccgacTTAGgaattggattggttggaggtaggcgcattggcatcgtgccacggttatattggtattgtttgtgattcgttTGGGGCTCCCGCCGGGAGGGGGTGGGGGCTGCGCTGCCGGAGTATGGTAGCCCGTACGACCGGGgacgtggcttccctccgccggtggtGGTACTGAtcatgacttggtaatgccacgcgagacaccatgatgggactgagtgggggtgcggggtttgtccccggctcctccGCGGatcggaatgaggttgcgttccccttgttaggtgacctaaaccggtcaacttatttgggtgtaggtctgaatttctgtgttgcgtaaaacacaattttgattggtatgagtgtaggactgatttaactttattcgttttctgaggcattcacagtcacgaacggttgtcaatctgtactaggcgcggggtccgcgcttccgcagtttcggttagttagtttgaagAAATCATGTTAAGTTGGAAGTGAAGATCTCCGTTTCAGGCCCAGGTGAAGgcgaaatttaatatgtatttactgatgcaaatgtctgccgaggcatttacgtacatcggtggcatcccgaccgcgAGGCCTGCCTGacgactgtgagatgtaatcagttagagggtctaaagacgacctccggtaaagcccctcagggcgtggaacggagggggtggtatgGCGATCGGTAAAGTCACAAGgtgggtgggtgtcttcccctacggggttgcgATGGTACATTGTCCAACATCGACCTCTCCTTATGCTCTGTGAATTTACTTCCTCATCTTATTTGGTTTGTGTGTGACAACTTTTATGGCAATGACCACAGGCCAATTATTATCGCTTTTGGTTTCGACTGCAAGGTTATCAAAAGCCCACAGAGGAGGATTGTTGGAAAGACAAATTGAAACGGTTACCATAAAGCGGTACCCCTTTACTGTATGACAATGGTACAGACACCCTCaatcaatttatcttttttacgtGCCTGGTACTTCAGAATCCTGATAGATATATTCCACAAACATCTGGAAAGCCTAGACATCCCTCCGTTACTTGGTGAAATGATGACTGCCAAAACGCTATTCGGAAACGATGGCAGGCACTATACAAATTTAACTGCAAGCGTACaaatgaacatctaaatttgtaccgtAAGGCTATAGCGGTGTTTTGTTAGGTATTCTTAGATGCTAAGAGGAAGTCATGGATGAAATATGTGGACACCACGTCACACACTACTCATATGTCTACTGTGTTGAAGAAGCTTCATACAATTTGCGGATCACCGAACCAATCTATTCCCGAACTAATTAacgaaggagaactcctttcatcttCTCCTACAGTGGCAATTATCTTGGTCGATTGTTTCCggtcggtgtctctcacctcatcataaaATAACGAATTTTAGAGGTGCAAGTTACAGATGGAAGTGTTATCGTTAAACGTTGGTGATTCGGTCGCGAGTTAAATGCTCCATTTGCATTCAATGAGTTGTCTCACACACTAAAAAACTCACGTGGCACCTCTGGACCTAATAACATTCGTCTCAGTATGCTCTCACAGGTTGATTCGACCTATCCCCGAGTAGCGGGAACCCTGGGTCGCAAGGCCCTTTTAACTAAGATTCGGTAGTGTCTACCCAGGGATCGGAGTCAACTTCAGCTAGCAGGCATCGCCAGCAGAATTTCTGGGACTCGCGTATGAGCACACAGAGTTGTCTCCTGCTCTCCTTAAATTGGGCGGTGTATAGTGCCCTGAGCGAATCAAGACGAGCGCGCATGGCCAGTCTCCTAAGTCTGTGACATTCCTTCCGTTTCTCATTTATGTCATGAGTCCACCAGTAAATAGGTGGCTAACCCTTACCACAATATCTCTTCGGAATCTTGCGTCACAAGCTTCTTTGAGAGTGTCAGTCAGGTGAGAGGCTTTCTCCTTCGCTGAGACTACTCCAGCGACACCCGCAAGTCAAAAGTCTCAGCCGAAACACCTGTATTAAGAGCCCTAACACTCCAACCTGCTGCCGTATTCACAATGGGCTCGCGATTGTCATCATAAACGAGAGTTATAAATATGGGCTGGTGGTCACTGGCGGAGAAGCACTTCCACACTCACCAGCCACGGACGCGTGCAGTCAATCTCGGTGAATCGAAAGTAAAGTCGACAACCGAGTCAGTCGACCCCCTCCTAAATGTGTACGCAGTACCGTTGTTAAAGCACACCATACCCAAAGCCGCAATAGTCTCCACCATTATTCTGCCTCTCATTTTCGTCCTGATCGACCCCTACGTGGTAGACCAAGCGTTAAAATCGTCGGCTGGAATAGCCTGCTGGTGGGCAAGGAGGTCTTGAAATAAACGTCAAATCTCAGTGTACCGTTCGAAGGATGTATTAGGTGAAATATAGCACGTACAGAACACGCACACTTCCTATCCCTGACAAGTCCTGACCCTTTATGCACCTCTCTAGCTGTCGTTTGTTTGCGCATCCTTATGGCAGCAGTCTTATCCTCCGACATGATCCATCCCAATCTAGGACAAGAGAGATATGGCTCAGAGATGAACATAGTATCGGCACTCATCTCCGAAGAGTATCTCGCCAGCATATCATCTGCCAACCTCGGATGGTTTAGATTAACTTGTACAATCTTTAGATTCATTGTTGTGACATAGTGCGGTCAGTCCTCTCCCAGTTGGCACCGCCAATTTTCTTCCCAGCCACGCTAGGATAGTTGAGGTAGCCGGTGCTATGGCCCTTTGTATCACAGGTCATTCATCTTGAAGTTACGGCACAATCAATCGCTCTTTGGCCCGTCCCTTATTAACTAAAGCAGGCTCCGTATCGATCTTCTCCGCAACAGTATGACCCACTTCAAAACAGTGGTAACATCGCAAGGGCTGCTCTCCGTATCCAGTCCTCATTGTATTCTGTATGTTATCAGGCAGTTCGG harbors:
- the LOC142320380 gene encoding uncharacterized protein LOC142320380 is translated as MEIILNCHHLENLKLFNSNVFDPILTDEIVVEIFQTLQSSLKSLTLDCTYLSSSSYSAIFHCKWLEDLHVINAVTFSGRQLNTFPKLLQLKSLKIEKGIGLNNDDFIETFNSNNKTLQNLICFALTYCFNLEDSGLEAIVKVCGKNLISLNIEGCSKLTNNATDNIVKYCNNLRYLNVAFISNKNLLDYEMVPNNFPHLNVLVIDDSADYTELRALQIIMANLEIVISEVKLFKCLHKFN